From the Pelorhabdus rhamnosifermentans genome, one window contains:
- a CDS encoding 2-keto-3-deoxygluconate permease, producing the protein MRILSNVKKIPGGVMVVPLLLGAIVNTFFSQILDMGGYMTGVFSNKGAQSLVGVSFLFAGSQLKIRSAPEAIKRGSVLLAMKFVTGIVVGLLAAKFFGMGGFLGISVVALVSALTSGNGGLYMALVSEYGDDEDLGAMGVLSIKSGPFMALVALGSSGMASIPVSALIAAIAPMVVGVILGNLDEDLRKLLGKGIEPIIPCFAFTLGAGVNLINVLHGGLAGVFLGIIVIVAGGIPIVIADRLFCKRPGYAGAATASSAGISIATPAAIALADPTMQQYVPVATVQLAAAVLVTAVLVPVFTKFIAKRYGSEKDKREAVAA; encoded by the coding sequence ATGAGAATTTTATCAAATGTAAAAAAAATTCCGGGAGGAGTTATGGTAGTGCCACTCTTACTAGGTGCTATCGTCAATACATTTTTTTCGCAAATTTTAGATATGGGCGGATATATGACAGGCGTTTTTTCTAATAAAGGAGCACAAAGTTTGGTTGGTGTGTCTTTTCTCTTTGCAGGCAGTCAGCTAAAAATTAGAAGTGCGCCCGAAGCCATTAAACGTGGTTCGGTACTATTGGCAATGAAATTTGTAACTGGGATTGTTGTTGGGTTGCTGGCAGCTAAGTTTTTTGGCATGGGTGGTTTTTTGGGGATTTCTGTTGTAGCGCTTGTAAGTGCGCTTACCAGTGGGAATGGCGGTTTGTATATGGCGTTAGTCTCAGAATATGGTGATGATGAAGATCTGGGAGCTATGGGTGTGCTAAGTATAAAATCTGGACCCTTTATGGCATTAGTTGCCTTAGGTTCCTCTGGAATGGCGAGTATACCTGTTTCTGCTTTGATTGCAGCTATTGCCCCTATGGTAGTGGGCGTTATTTTGGGGAATTTGGATGAAGATTTAAGAAAGCTATTAGGAAAAGGCATAGAACCTATTATTCCTTGTTTTGCCTTTACGTTAGGGGCAGGTGTCAATTTGATTAATGTGTTGCATGGCGGTTTGGCGGGTGTTTTTTTAGGAATTATTGTAATTGTTGCAGGCGGTATTCCTATTGTTATTGCAGATCGATTGTTCTGCAAGCGGCCAGGTTATGCAGGAGCTGCTACAGCAAGTTCTGCCGGAATTTCTATTGCAACACCTGCAGCGATTGCTTTGGCAGACCCTACTATGCAGCAATATGTACCTGTCGCAACAGTTCAATTGGCAGCAGCCGTGTTAGTCACAGCGGTATTGGTGCCTGTTTTTACAAAATTCATAGCAAAGCGTTATGGCAGTGAGAAAGATAAACGAGAAGCTGTAGCAGCATAG